From Strix aluco isolate bStrAlu1 chromosome 37, bStrAlu1.hap1, whole genome shotgun sequence, a single genomic window includes:
- the LOC141917302 gene encoding uncharacterized protein LOC141917302: MASCSSIKWRGGGLQQEGAREGLRGAQVPLGLKAQHDTNGQGHAGRETEEKGREGAEQAETWSRWLLFMCLKSPQLSPFDLPTGAGTDKQKEEQCQPREEQRGMLQGPEEEPQSPTVDVEHDGQQQPDDTQGSHRPRTPRKCSFKGMYGEDPQEDTTQPQSSSRGKDYNCEQCGKVFAWNWILRRHRQTHTGMSAEDTEEGAAQPPSSSRDKEYMCEYCGKFLGSTSSLRDHQRTHTGEKPFKCQDCGKSFRTSGQLQRHQMTHTKEKPFPCTTCGRSFSHSTALIRHEQTHTGERSYPCLHCGKNFQQRCHLREHQEDLHNGMSAEDTEEGAAQPPSSSRDKAYMCDHCGKVFQWRTTLRYHQRTHTGEKPFKCQDCGKSFRTSGQLRHHKMTHTKEKPFPCTTCGRRFSHSTALIRHEQTHTGERPYHCSHCGKKFRRHSHLRVHQKALHNGTEHPAGARTSTPGAGGEVGEQGGADTDGTRGWREEHPCSHEQAGGPCQAGDL; the protein is encoded by the exons ATGGCATCGTGCTCatccataaaatggagaggagggggtttgcaG CAg gaaggagcgagGGAAGGGCTGCGTGGAGCTCAGGTGCCCttggggctcaaagcacaacacgACACCAATGGGCAAGGCCATGCGGGGCGAGAGacggaggagaagggaagggagggagccgagcaggcagagacatggagtaggtggctgctcttcatgtgccttaagagcccccagctgagcccctttgatctccccacaggggctgggacagacaagcagaaggaggagcagtgccagcccagggaagagcagagggggatgctgcaagggcccgaagaggagccccagagccccacggtggacgtggagcacgatggccaacagcagccagatgatacgcaagggagccacagaccaagaacaccccgaaaatgctctttcaaagggatgtATGGTGAAGACCCTCAAGAAGACACAACCCAACCACAGAGTAGCTCCAGAGGGAAGGACTACAATTGTGAACAATGTGGGAAGGTCTTCGCCTGGAACTGGATTTTGCGCCGTCACCGACAGACCCACACTG ggatgtctgctgaagacactgaagaaggCGCAGCCCAACCACCGAGTAGCTCCAGAGACAAGGAGTACATGTGTGAGTATTGTGGGAAGTTCTTGGGCTCGACGAGCAGCCTGAGAGATCACCAACggacccacacaggagagaagcccttcaagtgccaggattgtgggaagagcttccgGACAAGTGGTCAACTCCAGCGTCACCAGatgacacacaccaaggagaagccctttccctgcaccacgtgtgggagaAGCTTCTCCCATAGCACAGCCCTCATTAGACATGAACAAACTCACACAGGAGAGAGATCGTACCCCTGCTTGCACTGCGGGAAGAATTTCCAGCAACGTTGTCACCTCAGAGAGCATCAAGAAGAccttcacaatg ggatgtctgctgaagacactgaagaaggCGCAGCCCAACCACCGAGTAGCTCCAGAGACAAGGCTTACATGTGTGAtcactgtgggaaggtctttcAATGGAGGACCACCCTGAGATATCACCAACGGAcccacacgggagagaagcccttcaagtgccaggattgtgggaagagcttcaggaCAAGTGGTCAACTCCGGCATCACAAGatgacacacaccaaggagaagccctttccctgcaccacgtgtgggagaAGATTCTCCCATAGCACAGCCCTCATTAGACATGAACAAactcacacaggagagagaccgtacCACTGCTCGCACTGCGGGAAGAAATTCCGGCGACATTCTCACCTCAGAGTGCATCAAAAAGcccttcacaatg GCACCGagcacccagctggagccaggacaagcacccccggtgctggaggagaagttggagagcaaggaggagcagaCACCGACGGGACAAGGGGATGGCGTGAAGAACACCCATGCAGCCACGAGCAAGCTGGTGGCCCGTGCCAAGCGGGGGACCTCTAA